A single region of the Ziziphus jujuba cultivar Dongzao chromosome 10, ASM3175591v1 genome encodes:
- the LOC132799672 gene encoding LOW QUALITY PROTEIN: uncharacterized protein LOC132799672 (The sequence of the model RefSeq protein was modified relative to this genomic sequence to represent the inferred CDS: substituted 2 bases at 2 genomic stop codons): MGDSQRKGKTISNTWTSQESNMLLELMVGAANRGWRDSNGVFSKLTVESKILPKLNEALRTQPYKDSLSRMKYGITTLRCKNFGQDESTHVMIDNYVYDEINEDCIGAIDDTHIPATIKGHDASSYHNRHEKISQNILVACNFDLEFIYEFIEWERSAHDSKLLHDALSKYFLVDCGFPNRRXFLTPFXGIRYHLQDFARLGRHPETVVELFNLCHSSLRNVIEKIFGIFKSRFTIFKSTPPFSFKTQAELVLACAGLHNFLCKKCHSDEFPIEPNDESPSSLLTQEIKRNNFEKLFESQEQQRENGNEWRTTIVSNMWTDAQNARNQSNKR, translated from the exons atgGGAGATTCACAACGAAAAGGTAAAACTATATCTAACACATGGACCTCGCAAGAAAGTAATATGTTGTTGGAACTGATGGTTGGTGCTGCTAATCGTGGATGGCGTGATAGTAATGGTGTATTTAGCAAGCTAACTGTGGAAAGCAAGATACTTCCTAAGCTTAATGAAGCACTTAG GACACAGCCATACAAAGATTCACTGTCACGAATGAAATATGGGATAACTACTTTAAG ATGCAAGAATTTTGGGCAAGATGAAAGTACACATGTTATGATAGATAACTATGTATATGATGAGATTAACGAG gatTGTATTGGAGCTATTGATGACACACATATACCAGCAACAATAAAGGGTCATGATGCAAGTAGCTATCATAATCGCCatgaaaaaatttcacaaaacataTTAGTAGCTTGTAACTTTGATTTAGAGTTTATATACGAATTCATTGAATGGGAGCGTTCGGCTCATGATTCAAAATTGCTACATGATGCTTTATC TAAATATTTTCTGGTGGATTGTGGATTTCCAAATCGTCGATAATTTTTAACTCCATTTTGAGGGATTCGATATCATTTGCAAGATTTTGCTAGGCTAGGCCGTCACCCTGAAACTGTAGTTGAATTGTTCAATCTCTGTCACTCTTCATTAAGAAATGTAATTGAGAAGATATTTGGTATATTCAAATCTAGATTCACAATCTTTAAGTCTACACCTCCATTTTCATTTAAGACACAAGCAGAGCTAGTTTTAGCTTGTGCAGGATTGCacaattttctttgcaaaaaatGTCACTCTGATGAGTTTCCGATAGAGCCAAATGATGAATCTCCATCATCGTTATTAAcacaagaaattaaaagaaataattttgaaaagttgTTTGAAAGTCAAGAGCAACAACGAGAGAATGGTAATGAATGGAGAACTACAATTGTTTCAAATATGTGGACGGATGCCCAAAACGCAAGAAATCAAAGTAATAAgcgatga